A single genomic interval of Polaribacter vadi harbors:
- a CDS encoding DUF6943 family protein, with translation MQAFKIKTHQPGRKYTNPHFFILNKGLNSGKPLEKPCPNCFVIIAPTKAKRESLYYLCLSLKIGQFFTYYLKGSVIPFIGISDAKKVINTALQNYEVKQWEMKVEKLKKITAFEENLKQQLSTISKLKIALLRS, from the coding sequence ATGCAAGCTTTTAAAATCAAGACGCACCAACCAGGTCGAAAGTACACAAACCCTCATTTTTTTATTTTAAACAAAGGATTAAACTCTGGCAAACCGCTAGAAAAGCCTTGTCCTAATTGTTTTGTAATTATTGCACCCACAAAAGCAAAAAGAGAATCCCTGTATTATCTGTGCCTATCCTTAAAAATAGGACAATTCTTTACCTATTACCTAAAAGGTTCTGTCATTCCATTTATAGGTATTTCAGATGCTAAAAAAGTAATCAATACAGCTCTCCAAAATTACGAAGTAAAGCAATGGGAAATGAAAGTTGAAAAACTCAAAAAAATAACGGCTTTTGAAGAAAACTTAAAACAACAATTGTCCACCATTTCAAAACTCAAAATTGCTTTACTCAGATCTTAA
- a CDS encoding DUF2493 domain-containing protein translates to MKLIIAGSRNFTDYQKLKTECSQFLQGHKNIEIVSGGHYKGADRLGIQYAKEKGFNLIKFPAEWNKFGKAAGPKRNKEMARYADALIVFWDGKSKGTKSMINLAKKEGLKIKIIFYINQS, encoded by the coding sequence ATGAAGCTCATAATAGCCGGAAGTAGAAACTTCACCGATTACCAAAAACTAAAAACCGAATGCAGCCAATTTCTCCAGGGGCATAAAAATATTGAAATTGTATCTGGAGGTCATTACAAAGGTGCTGATAGATTAGGAATTCAATATGCAAAAGAAAAAGGTTTTAACTTAATAAAATTTCCAGCTGAATGGAATAAATTTGGAAAAGCTGCAGGTCCAAAAAGGAACAAAGAAATGGCACGATATGCAGATGCATTAATTGTTTTTTGGGATGGTAAAAGCAAAGGCACGAAAAGCATGATAAACTTGGCAAAAAAAGAAGGATTAAAAATTAAAATCATTTTTTATATAAATC